The Brasilonema sennae CENA114 genome includes a region encoding these proteins:
- a CDS encoding trifunctional serine/threonine-protein kinase/ATP-binding protein/sensor histidine kinase, giving the protein MITIPGIEVSTHIYESANTLVYRGIRTQDKKPVILKVLNKKYPTPEELARYKQEFEIISSLNIFGVINAYTLVKYQRTLVIILEDFGGESLRSFIQTRKLTLAEFILIGIQSVDSLARIHSANIIHKDINPSNIVYNSENGELKLIDFGISTVFYQKSFITKNVDTLEGTPAYTSPELTGRMNRSFDYRADFYSLGVTFYELLTSQLPFETTDLMELVHCHIAKQPVPPHEVNPEIPLVISNLVMKLLAKNADDRYQSAWGIKADLEESLFQLVTNGKISNLPIACQDVSQKFQIIQKLYHREREIETLLTAFGRVSDRNHDTPPRSEMMLISGYSGVGKSALVQEFYKLLTQQQGYFISGKFDEFSRNIPYSGLIQAFQQLIKQLLTESESQINLWRKKLLEAFGSNGQMLIDVIPEVELIVGKQSSLPVLSSTEFQNRFHLIFKHFIQVFTQPEHPLVIFIDDLQWVDNASMQLIQLLMTAENSQYLFLIGAYRDNEVDGKHLLKLTLDKIQKSGTIVNYLHLEPLDLQNVNQLIVDTFNCSFDKGKCLAELLVRKTNGNPFFVNQFLQSLYQERLVDFDLSPVTYERRWRWNLEQIQARDFTDNVVELMVSKIQKLSSDTQEVLKLAACIGHQFDIQTIANISEKLPEEILKSLCEPIEEGFILLLKDAYKSIDPDSLQETDSVKGEYKFAHDRIQQAAYFLIPQEHRSAVHQKVGQLLLKNTPQDKRERKNFDIVNQLNLSIELINHQSYRDELASLNLMAAKRAKGSVAYEPALRYLQIAMDLLAENSWDKQYDLTLALYVEATDAAYLNTNFEEMERLAEVVLCNAKTLLDTIKIYEVKIQAYMAQNQPLQALEIVLPVVKSLGVNFPDKLSQSNIWIGLLKTKISLVGHRIEDLIDLPTMTNSYKMAAIDLLSQVRVAAYLTSPPLYSLIVFEEINLLIKYGNTFDSAFVYAAYGMILCGVVGDIDSGYRFGQLAMKTLDKFNMTRKKNRAMHVINSFIKNWKEHGNRTLEPLIEAYKRGKENGDFEFCGYSAFMYSFNAYCVGENLRKLEQQICSYSQTMNQLKQQTIFNYLQILHRTISQLMDESEDKCSCQFLGEFYNEEKMLPLHLEANDKTAICNIYFHKMILCYLFHNYHEAVKNAEIAQKYLGSATASLLVPLFYLYDSLARLAVFKDVAESKQKFLLKQVTNNQKKMKKWADHAPMNYLHKFYLVEAERDRVLGKNREAREYYDRAIALAHEHEYINEEALAYELAAKFYIDRNQDHLARHYLQDAHYAYQLWGATAKVKDLEAEYPQFLSQAHKTDLKTTLSTSTTGQNISYVLDLLSVLKGTQTISGEIILHNLLAKLMKIVIENAGAQKGFLILHSQTKSLNEEDNWVIEATGSADSDEVTILQSIPINSVNTHNLHPFLSTAIINYVARTRENVVLNDALHEGQFTRDRYILTAQSKSILCTPLLYKAKLSGILYLENNLTTGAFTPERVEVLRILSAQAAISIENSRLYEQLEDHSRTLEQKVKQRTQQLQQKNQELANLLQKLKATQSQIIAQEKLASLGALTAGIAHEIKNPLNFVNNFAELSVELTQELLEEISSQKDRLDPESRENIEEILNDLKQNAKKINEHGTRADNIVRGMLMHSRGQTGDRQLTDINALLAEAISLTYHGMRAKNPSFNMNIETEYDDKLGKLNVVPQSMSRAFINIIHNACYAACKKKKRLYVDVEHEAEGFSPILFVRTKDLGEEVEIHIRDNGEGIPQKALDKIFNPFFTTKPPGEGTGLGLSITHDIIVQQHQGNIRVETEMGSYTKFIITLPKVVP; this is encoded by the coding sequence ATGATTACAATTCCTGGCATTGAAGTTAGTACGCATATCTACGAAAGTGCTAATACCCTGGTTTATCGAGGTATCCGAACTCAGGATAAAAAACCTGTTATTCTCAAGGTTTTGAACAAGAAATATCCCACTCCTGAGGAACTGGCTAGGTACAAACAGGAATTTGAAATAATTAGTTCGTTAAATATATTTGGAGTGATAAATGCGTACACGTTAGTTAAATATCAGAGGACTTTAGTTATTATTTTGGAGGATTTTGGTGGCGAATCTTTAAGATCTTTCATTCAGACTAGAAAATTAACACTAGCAGAATTCATTTTAATAGGCATACAGAGTGTTGATAGTTTAGCTAGAATACACTCGGCTAACATTATCCACAAAGATATTAATCCTTCCAATATCGTTTATAACTCAGAAAACGGGGAACTCAAACTTATTGACTTTGGTATTTCGACAGTTTTTTATCAAAAAAGTTTCATAACTAAAAATGTCGATACTTTAGAAGGTACCCCAGCCTATACTTCGCCAGAGTTAACTGGTAGAATGAATCGTTCATTCGATTACCGTGCTGATTTTTACTCTTTAGGAGTAACCTTTTATGAACTGCTAACCAGTCAATTGCCTTTTGAAACAACTGATTTGATGGAGTTAGTACATTGTCATATTGCTAAACAACCTGTACCTCCTCATGAAGTCAATCCAGAGATTCCCCTGGTTATTTCCAATCTTGTGATGAAATTGTTGGCGAAAAATGCTGATGATAGATACCAAAGTGCCTGGGGAATCAAAGCAGATTTAGAAGAAAGTTTATTCCAACTCGTGACAAACGGTAAAATTTCAAATTTACCCATCGCTTGCCAAGATGTTTCTCAGAAATTTCAAATTATCCAAAAACTATATCACAGAGAACGAGAAATTGAAACTCTACTCACAGCATTTGGGAGAGTGAGTGATAGAAATCATGATACACCTCCTAGAAGTGAAATGATGTTGATATCTGGATATTCAGGAGTTGGAAAATCAGCTTTGGTTCAAGAATTTTATAAATTATTGACTCAACAGCAAGGTTATTTCATTTCTGGTAAGTTTGATGAATTCTCTCGCAATATTCCTTATTCAGGATTGATTCAAGCCTTTCAGCAATTAATCAAACAACTGTTAACCGAAAGTGAATCACAGATTAATTTATGGAGAAAAAAATTATTAGAAGCATTTGGCTCTAATGGTCAAATGCTTATTGATGTCATCCCGGAAGTAGAATTAATTGTTGGTAAGCAATCATCACTTCCTGTATTGTCATCGACAGAATTTCAAAATCGCTTTCATCTAATCTTTAAACATTTTATTCAAGTTTTTACCCAACCAGAACATCCACTAGTCATATTTATAGATGATTTACAGTGGGTAGATAATGCTTCAATGCAATTGATACAACTGCTGATGACAGCAGAAAATAGTCAATATTTGTTTTTGATTGGTGCGTACCGTGATAATGAAGTGGATGGGAAACATCTATTGAAGCTAACATTAGATAAAATCCAAAAATCTGGGACGATTGTCAATTATCTTCACCTTGAGCCTTTGGATTTACAAAATGTTAATCAGTTAATCGTAGATACCTTCAATTGTTCTTTTGATAAAGGAAAATGTCTAGCAGAATTACTTGTTCGTAAAACGAATGGCAATCCTTTCTTTGTCAACCAGTTTTTGCAATCATTATATCAAGAAAGATTAGTAGACTTTGATTTATCTCCTGTTACCTATGAGAGAAGATGGCGATGGAATTTGGAGCAAATTCAAGCGAGAGACTTTACAGATAACGTCGTTGAACTAATGGTGAGCAAGATTCAGAAGTTATCTTCGGATACGCAAGAGGTGTTGAAGCTAGCAGCTTGCATAGGTCATCAGTTTGATATTCAAACAATAGCAAATATTTCTGAAAAATTACCAGAAGAAATATTGAAATCACTGTGTGAACCAATTGAAGAAGGTTTCATCTTACTCTTGAAAGATGCTTACAAGTCGATTGATCCAGATTCGTTACAAGAAACAGACTCTGTCAAGGGTGAATACAAGTTTGCCCATGACAGAATTCAGCAAGCAGCATATTTTTTGATTCCGCAAGAACACAGAAGCGCGGTTCATCAAAAAGTAGGTCAACTGCTGCTGAAAAATACTCCACAAGATAAGCGAGAACGGAAAAATTTTGATATTGTTAACCAATTAAACTTGAGCATTGAATTAATAAATCATCAATCATATCGAGATGAATTAGCTTCGCTTAATTTAATGGCTGCTAAAAGAGCGAAAGGATCAGTCGCGTATGAACCAGCATTGAGATATCTGCAAATTGCCATGGACTTGTTGGCAGAAAATAGCTGGGATAAGCAGTATGATTTAACACTGGCGTTGTATGTGGAAGCAACAGATGCAGCATATCTCAACACTAATTTTGAGGAGATGGAGAGATTGGCTGAGGTGGTACTGTGTAACGCTAAAACTTTGCTGGATACAATAAAAATATATGAAGTGAAAATCCAAGCTTATATGGCACAAAATCAGCCATTGCAGGCTTTAGAAATTGTGCTACCAGTCGTGAAATCTTTGGGAGTGAATTTTCCAGATAAACTGAGTCAATCGAATATTTGGATTGGTTTACTAAAGACAAAGATATCTTTGGTAGGACATCGAATTGAAGACTTGATTGACTTACCAACAATGACTAATTCCTACAAAATGGCAGCAATAGACTTATTATCTCAAGTAAGAGTAGCAGCATATTTGACTTCTCCACCGCTGTATTCTCTTATTGTGTTTGAAGAAATTAATTTATTAATTAAATATGGAAATACTTTTGACTCTGCTTTTGTCTATGCTGCTTACGGGATGATTCTTTGTGGAGTTGTGGGAGATATTGATTCTGGATATAGATTTGGTCAACTCGCTATGAAAACTTTAGATAAATTCAATATGACACGTAAAAAAAATAGAGCTATGCATGTTATTAATAGCTTTATTAAAAATTGGAAAGAACATGGAAACAGAACCTTAGAACCGCTGATAGAAGCCTATAAAAGAGGGAAAGAAAATGGGGATTTTGAATTTTGCGGTTATTCAGCATTTATGTATTCTTTTAATGCATATTGCGTTGGAGAAAATTTGAGAAAACTAGAACAGCAGATATGTTCATATAGTCAGACTATGAATCAGCTAAAACAACAAACGATATTCAATTATTTACAAATCTTACACCGAACTATCTCGCAATTAATGGATGAATCTGAGGATAAGTGTTCTTGTCAATTCCTGGGTGAGTTTTACAACGAAGAGAAAATGCTTCCACTTCATTTAGAAGCGAATGATAAAACCGCAATTTGCAATATCTATTTCCACAAAATGATTCTTTGTTATTTATTTCATAATTACCATGAAGCTGTTAAAAATGCAGAAATCGCTCAAAAGTATTTAGGGAGTGCTACAGCCTCACTCCTTGTTCCTCTATTCTATCTCTATGATTCTTTAGCACGACTCGCCGTTTTCAAGGATGTTGCTGAGTCAAAACAAAAATTTCTTTTAAAACAAGTTACTAATAACCAGAAGAAAATGAAAAAATGGGCAGATCATGCTCCCATGAATTATCTACACAAATTTTATCTAGTGGAGGCTGAACGTGATCGCGTGTTGGGCAAAAATAGAGAGGCTAGGGAATATTATGATCGCGCTATTGCTTTAGCACACGAACATGAATATATCAACGAAGAAGCCCTCGCTTATGAATTAGCAGCAAAGTTTTATATAGATAGAAACCAAGATCATCTTGCTCGTCACTATTTACAAGATGCTCACTACGCCTATCAACTCTGGGGGGCTACAGCCAAAGTAAAAGATTTGGAAGCCGAATACCCACAATTTCTGAGTCAAGCTCATAAAACTGATCTTAAGACGACTTTATCCACATCAACAACGGGGCAAAATATATCCTATGTATTAGATTTACTAAGTGTACTTAAAGGAACACAAACGATTTCTGGCGAAATCATTCTACACAACTTACTCGCAAAGTTGATGAAAATCGTGATTGAGAATGCAGGAGCACAAAAAGGCTTTCTGATTCTGCATTCCCAAACAAAGTCTCTTAACGAGGAGGATAACTGGGTGATCGAAGCTACAGGAAGTGCAGATTCGGATGAAGTTACCATTCTGCAATCAATACCAATAAACTCAGTAAATACCCATAATTTACATCCTTTTTTATCAACCGCCATCATTAACTATGTCGCCCGCACTCGCGAAAATGTGGTCTTAAATGATGCTCTGCATGAAGGACAATTTACCCGCGATCGCTACATTCTCACCGCTCAATCCAAATCCATTCTCTGCACTCCTTTATTGTATAAAGCCAAACTCAGCGGCATTTTATATCTAGAAAATAATCTTACAACAGGTGCATTTACTCCAGAACGTGTTGAAGTGTTAAGAATCCTTTCTGCTCAAGCCGCCATCTCAATTGAAAATTCCCGTCTTTACGAGCAGTTAGAGGATCATAGCCGAACTCTGGAACAAAAAGTGAAACAGAGAACTCAGCAATTACAACAGAAGAATCAGGAATTAGCAAATCTCTTGCAAAAGCTTAAAGCGACTCAATCTCAAATTATCGCACAGGAGAAATTGGCTTCTTTAGGAGCTTTGACAGCAGGTATTGCCCATGAAATCAAGAATCCCTTAAACTTTGTTAACAATTTTGCTGAACTTTCTGTAGAATTAACCCAGGAACTGCTTGAAGAGATTTCAAGTCAAAAAGACCGACTAGATCCAGAATCTAGGGAAAACATAGAAGAAATATTAAATGATTTGAAACAAAATGCTAAAAAAATCAATGAGCATGGCACAAGAGCAGATAATATAGTGCGTGGGATGCTCATGCATTCACGGGGGCAAACTGGCGATCGACAACTGACTGACATCAACGCCTTGCTAGCTGAGGCTATTAGTCTAACTTATCACGGAATGCGTGCCAAAAACCCTTCCTTTAACATGAACATAGAAACTGAATATGATGATAAGCTTGGTAAACTCAATGTTGTGCCGCAGAGCATGAGTCGTGCTTTTATAAATATCATTCATAACGCCTGCTATGCAGCGTGTAAAAAGAAAAAGCGTTTGTATGTGGATGTAGAGCACGAGGCTGAGGGTTTTTCGCCTATCCTTTTTGTCAGGACGAAAGATTTGGGTGAGGAGGTAGAGATACACATCCGAGATAATGGCGAAGGCATTCCTCAGAAAGCGCTAGATAAGATTTTTAATCCTTTTTTCACCACTAAACCACCTGGTGAGGGAACTGGTTTAGGTTTATCTATTACTCATGATATTATTGTCCAGCAGCATCAAGGAAATATCAGGGTGGAAACAGAAATGGGAAGTTATACAAAGTTTATCATCACTTTACCTAAAGTTGTTCCGTAA
- a CDS encoding response regulator — translation MKIMVVDDEQDVQFLFEQKFRRELKKNLISLDFTLSAEEALKKIQSQTKLIECLSLILADINMPGMNGLQLLKIIKQNFPNLKVFIITAYDDEDNYLIAKKYGADEYITKPIQFDKLKEKIFSA, via the coding sequence ATGAAAATAATGGTTGTAGATGATGAACAAGATGTTCAATTTTTATTCGAGCAAAAATTTAGAAGAGAACTAAAAAAAAACCTGATTAGTTTAGACTTTACCCTGTCTGCAGAGGAAGCATTGAAAAAAATACAAAGTCAAACTAAACTAATCGAATGCCTGTCCCTGATATTGGCGGATATCAATATGCCTGGGATGAATGGCTTACAGTTACTCAAAATTATCAAACAAAATTTTCCTAATTTAAAAGTCTTTATTATTACTGCTTATGACGATGAAGATAATTATCTAATAGCTAAAAAATACGGAGCTGATGAATATATTACTAAGCCAATTCAATTTGATAAACTGAAAGAGAAAATCTTTAGTGCATGA
- a CDS encoding AAA-like domain-containing protein: MPPKILVVDDEPDLEILLCQAFRKKIRQKQFQLIFAQNGLEALEKLQAEPDIDIVLTDVYMPEMDGLTLLTKLNELYPIIKAVIISAYGDIENIRTAMNRGAFDFLTKPINFQDLEITTNKTLQHVQRIKAAHEQERLAQHAQAELLTRLQQEVTERQRAEEALRESERKLTQFLEAVPVGIFVIDANGQRYYTNKKAQQILGKSIVPEVQVSEFPKIYQAYVAGTNQLYPFEEQPILRAFNGESVTVDDIVLQQADKMVPIEVSATPIYDDKGKIIYAIAAFTDITQRKHAEDERIHFTQELAHKNTALHQAKDALAQSNSTLEEKVEERTRQLSQTLEILKATQAELVFENALLRSAEQSSTFDYQVGGSLPMNAPTYVVRAADRLLYQALKRGEFCYILNARQMGKSSLMVCMMHRLQQEGFTCAAIDITRLGSENVTPAQWYKGFAVELWQNFNLFGKVNLKAWWNEQKDLSSIQCLSRFIEEIILAQVESEKIFIFVDEIDTVLGLNFPVNDFFALIRFCFNQRGINPEYQRLTFALFGVATPSDLITDLQRTPFNIGQAIQLNGFQIHEAQPLLYGLTEKVSNPQIVLKEVLAWTNGQPFLTQKLCKFIRRCSSPIPTNGEAQWVENLVRNYVIKNWESQDEPEHLRTIRDRLCRCAERNRILNTKLKSSHLLKLYRQILSQQEVVSVDSPEEKELLLSGLVVKQQGVLKVQNPIYQSIFDHTWISEHL; encoded by the coding sequence ATGCCGCCAAAAATACTGGTTGTGGATGATGAGCCTGACTTAGAAATACTCCTTTGTCAGGCATTTAGAAAAAAAATTCGGCAAAAGCAATTCCAATTAATTTTTGCTCAAAATGGTTTAGAAGCACTAGAAAAGCTGCAAGCGGAACCGGATATAGATATCGTTTTAACTGATGTCTATATGCCAGAAATGGATGGGCTAACTTTGCTTACGAAACTTAATGAGTTATATCCGATCATTAAAGCAGTTATTATTTCTGCTTATGGTGATATAGAAAATATCAGAACGGCTATGAATCGGGGTGCTTTTGATTTCCTAACTAAGCCGATTAATTTTCAAGATTTAGAAATCACAACCAACAAAACTCTGCAGCATGTGCAACGAATAAAAGCAGCGCACGAACAAGAGCGTTTAGCACAGCACGCTCAAGCAGAATTATTAACTCGTTTACAACAAGAGGTGACTGAACGCCAGCGAGCAGAGGAAGCATTGCGCGAAAGTGAGCGAAAATTGACTCAATTTCTGGAAGCTGTCCCAGTAGGAATATTTGTCATTGATGCCAACGGTCAACGCTATTATACCAATAAGAAGGCACAGCAGATACTTGGAAAAAGTATCGTTCCTGAAGTTCAAGTAAGTGAATTTCCTAAGATTTATCAAGCTTATGTAGCGGGGACAAATCAGTTATACCCCTTTGAGGAGCAACCCATTTTACGAGCGTTTAACGGCGAAAGTGTAACCGTTGATGATATAGTGCTTCAGCAAGCTGACAAAATGGTTCCCATAGAGGTGTCAGCAACTCCAATTTATGATGATAAGGGAAAAATTATCTATGCCATAGCCGCCTTTACTGATATTACCCAACGCAAACACGCAGAAGACGAACGGATTCACTTTACCCAAGAATTAGCACACAAAAATACAGCCTTGCACCAGGCAAAAGATGCATTAGCCCAGTCCAACTCTACCTTGGAAGAAAAAGTCGAGGAACGTACTCGCCAACTGTCTCAAACATTAGAAATTCTGAAAGCGACTCAAGCTGAACTGGTTTTTGAAAACGCTTTGCTCAGAAGTGCAGAACAATCCTCAACCTTTGATTATCAAGTTGGCGGTAGTTTACCGATGAATGCTCCTACTTATGTGGTACGAGCCGCAGATCGTCTCCTGTATCAAGCACTCAAGCGCGGAGAGTTTTGTTACATTCTCAATGCACGCCAAATGGGTAAGTCAAGCCTCATGGTATGCATGATGCATCGTCTCCAGCAAGAGGGGTTTACTTGTGCAGCGATTGATATCACTCGCCTTGGTTCTGAAAACGTCACTCCTGCTCAATGGTACAAGGGATTTGCTGTGGAGTTATGGCAAAATTTTAATTTGTTTGGAAAGGTGAATCTGAAAGCGTGGTGGAACGAGCAAAAAGATTTATCGTCTATTCAGTGCTTGAGTCGGTTTATAGAGGAAATCATACTAGCTCAGGTTGAGAGTGAAAAGATATTTATCTTTGTCGATGAAATTGATACTGTTTTGGGATTGAATTTTCCTGTTAATGACTTTTTTGCTTTGATTCGCTTCTGCTTTAATCAACGCGGTATTAATCCAGAGTATCAACGTTTAACTTTTGCTTTATTTGGAGTCGCAACACCTTCTGATTTGATAACTGATCTTCAAAGAACACCCTTCAATATTGGTCAAGCAATTCAACTCAATGGCTTTCAAATCCATGAAGCTCAACCTTTGCTTTATGGATTAACAGAGAAAGTCAGTAATCCACAAATCGTGCTCAAAGAAGTGTTAGCCTGGACAAACGGTCAACCTTTTCTGACTCAAAAGCTTTGTAAATTCATACGCCGTTGTTCATCTCCTATTCCGACAAACGGTGAAGCGCAATGGGTTGAGAATTTAGTGCGAAATTATGTGATCAAGAATTGGGAATCTCAGGATGAACCAGAGCATTTGAGAACCATACGCGATCGGCTTTGCCGCTGCGCAGAGCGCAATCGCATTCTCAACACCAAACTAAAATCATCTCATCTACTAAAACTATATCGACAAATTTTGTCTCAACAAGAAGTCGTCTCTGTTGATAGTCCAGAAGAAAAAGAGTTGCTATTGTCAGGTCTAGTCGTCAAGCAACAGGGTGTTTTAAAAGTGCAGAACCCGATTTATCAATCAATATTTGATCATACTTGGATAAGTGAGCACCTCTAA
- a CDS encoding TrmH family RNA methyltransferase produces MLTSLQNSLVKQIRKLHSSKERHQQQLFLVEGTHLLEEACAANYPLEAVCSTPEWQDSHGVLWQKACDICERAEIVSEEVLKAIATTVQPDGVVATAKRSDRFGEVPFTGIVLALETVQDPGNLGTIIRTAAAAGASGLWLSEDSVDLDNPKVLRASAGQWFRLAMAMSPDLKTTVQQSREAGMQVVATLPSATLTYWDVDWRKPSLILLGNEGAGLSKELTAVADLQVKIPLSPGVESVNVAITAALMLYEAQRQIFKS; encoded by the coding sequence ATGTTAACAAGTTTACAAAATTCCCTAGTCAAGCAAATTCGCAAACTCCACTCCTCAAAAGAAAGACACCAGCAGCAGTTGTTTTTGGTAGAAGGGACGCACTTGTTAGAGGAAGCTTGTGCAGCGAATTACCCATTGGAAGCAGTGTGCAGTACACCAGAATGGCAAGACAGCCATGGTGTGCTATGGCAAAAAGCTTGTGATATTTGCGAACGAGCAGAAATTGTGAGTGAAGAGGTTTTAAAGGCGATCGCCACCACAGTACAACCAGATGGCGTAGTTGCGACGGCAAAAAGAAGCGATCGCTTTGGGGAAGTGCCGTTTACTGGTATAGTGCTAGCGTTGGAAACTGTACAAGATCCAGGCAACTTGGGTACGATAATTCGGACTGCAGCAGCTGCTGGGGCTTCTGGGTTGTGGCTGAGTGAAGATAGTGTGGATTTAGACAATCCAAAAGTATTACGTGCTTCTGCTGGACAGTGGTTTCGCCTAGCAATGGCGATGAGTCCTGATTTGAAAACGACAGTCCAGCAAAGTAGGGAAGCAGGAATGCAGGTTGTTGCAACCTTACCCAGTGCTACTTTGACTTATTGGGATGTAGACTGGCGCAAACCCAGTTTAATTTTGTTAGGGAATGAAGGTGCTGGTTTGTCAAAAGAATTGACAGCAGTAGCAGATTTACAAGTAAAAATTCCCCTGAGTCCAGGGGTAGAATCTGTAAACGTGGCAATTACTGCCGCTTTGATGTTGTACGAAGCACAAAGGCAAATTTTCAAAAGTTAA